One genomic region from Croceicoccus sp. YJ47 encodes:
- a CDS encoding GNAT family N-acetyltransferase: protein MSAFVIRSASGAEDREFIRTLDDRLIDVIVAPAHSRAEVAAFQARFTATAFAASEEAGATFVACNADGRRLGYVNVRPGVDDIADAPCAYIALLAVVEEQERTGVARALVQHAESWAMQKGYERIALDVFASNAGARAFYESAGYGAETLRLVRQI from the coding sequence ATCGCGAATTCATCCGGACGCTCGACGATCGCCTGATCGATGTCATCGTCGCACCTGCCCATTCGCGTGCCGAGGTCGCCGCGTTTCAGGCGCGTTTCACCGCGACCGCCTTTGCCGCAAGCGAGGAGGCCGGCGCGACATTCGTGGCCTGCAATGCGGATGGGCGGCGGCTGGGCTATGTCAATGTGCGGCCCGGCGTGGACGATATCGCAGACGCACCGTGCGCCTATATCGCCCTGCTCGCCGTCGTGGAGGAGCAGGAGCGGACCGGCGTGGCGCGGGCGCTGGTCCAACACGCGGAAAGCTGGGCCATGCAAAAGGGTTATGAGCGGATCGCTCTCGACGTTTTTGCAAGCAACGCGGGTGCGCGCGCGTTTTACGAGTCTGCGGGATATGGTGCCGAAACGCTGCGCCTGGTTCGGCAGATCTGA
- a CDS encoding phosphatidylserine decarboxylase encodes MAGEILDNRGRGEAGWALPPVHPEGRKFALIAAGIALLFFVIGWSFLAWTTVAATGGVLAFFRDPARVVPQDDDVIVAPADGLVTLIARVPPPPELQVDDGSGHGGMAGDPVTRISIFMSMFDVHINRSPIAGTVRRVAYIPGKFVNADLDKASEDNERQHFLVARADGVQVGFTQIAGLIARRIVPFVKPGDMVAAGQRIGLIRFGSRVDVYLPAGTEPRVVMGQSTIAGETVLATIGHAPLLEGVSL; translated from the coding sequence ATGGCAGGTGAAATTCTCGACAACCGGGGGCGTGGCGAGGCCGGGTGGGCCTTGCCCCCTGTGCATCCCGAAGGCCGCAAGTTTGCGTTGATCGCTGCGGGTATCGCGCTTTTGTTCTTCGTCATCGGGTGGAGTTTCCTCGCCTGGACGACGGTGGCCGCGACGGGCGGCGTGCTGGCGTTCTTCCGCGATCCCGCCCGCGTCGTGCCGCAGGATGACGACGTGATTGTCGCGCCGGCAGACGGGCTCGTCACCCTCATCGCGCGCGTTCCCCCGCCGCCCGAATTGCAGGTCGACGACGGATCGGGCCACGGCGGCATGGCGGGCGATCCCGTCACCCGCATCTCGATTTTCATGAGCATGTTCGACGTGCACATCAACCGCAGCCCGATCGCCGGCACGGTCCGCCGGGTCGCATATATTCCGGGCAAGTTCGTCAATGCCGACCTCGACAAGGCGAGCGAGGACAACGAGCGTCAACATTTCCTCGTCGCGCGCGCGGACGGCGTGCAGGTCGGCTTTACGCAGATCGCCGGGCTGATCGCGCGCCGGATCGTCCCGTTCGTAAAACCGGGCGACATGGTCGCGGCGGGGCAGCGTATCGGCCTGATCCGGTTCGGCAGCCGCGTCGATGTCTATCTTCCCGCCGGCACCGAACCGCGGGTCGTCATGGGGCAAAGCACCATCGCCGGGGAAACCGTCCTCGCCACGATCGGCCATGCCCCACTTCTCGAAGGAGTTTCGCTTTGA
- a CDS encoding phosphatidylcholine/phosphatidylserine synthase produces the protein MSHGERAVPSRRSRGLSVRAVAPNAITAAALCFGLTGIRFATDGLWGMAVLAVIVAGLLDGIDGRIARLLKAQSRFGAELDSLADSLSFGVAPALIIFMWSLQELPRLGWFAALALALCCMLRLARFNAQIDEDEQPHKSAGFLTGVPAPVGAGLAFLPLYLWMASGEAIFRNPVLVAIWIVLMAFLMISNLATLSWTSIKPDRSIRIELIALLGILGVALMLEPWLSLVGLCVVYLALLPLGWWRYRKVRRARAAA, from the coding sequence ATCTCGCATGGCGAGCGCGCCGTGCCCTCGCGGCGGAGCCGTGGGCTTTCGGTGCGGGCGGTGGCGCCCAATGCCATTACCGCCGCGGCGCTGTGCTTTGGCCTGACGGGCATTCGTTTCGCGACCGACGGTTTGTGGGGGATGGCGGTTCTCGCCGTGATCGTCGCCGGGCTGCTCGACGGGATCGACGGGCGGATCGCCCGCCTGCTGAAGGCGCAATCGCGTTTCGGGGCGGAGCTCGACAGCCTTGCCGATTCGCTGTCCTTCGGCGTTGCGCCCGCGCTGATCATCTTCATGTGGTCGCTTCAGGAATTGCCGCGGCTGGGCTGGTTCGCGGCGCTGGCGCTGGCGCTGTGCTGCATGTTGCGGCTCGCCCGGTTCAATGCGCAGATCGACGAGGATGAACAGCCGCACAAATCCGCCGGCTTCCTGACCGGAGTGCCCGCGCCGGTCGGGGCGGGGCTGGCGTTTCTGCCGCTGTACCTGTGGATGGCGTCGGGGGAGGCGATCTTCCGCAATCCGGTGCTCGTCGCGATCTGGATCGTGTTGATGGCGTTCCTGATGATTTCCAATCTCGCGACGCTGAGCTGGACCTCGATCAAGCCGGATCGGTCCATCCGGATCGAGCTGATCGCCTTGCTGGGTATTCTGGGTGTTGCGCTGATGCTGGAGCCCTGGCTCTCGCTCGTCGGGCTTTGCGTGGTGTATCTCGCGCTCTTGCCGCTGGGCTGGTGGCGCTACCGCAAGGTCAGGCGAGCGCGGGCCGCGGCATAG
- the rpsB gene encoding 30S ribosomal protein S2 — MASTGVNMQQLIEAGAHFGHQTHRWNPRMKPYIFGARNGVHIIDLSQTVPLFQRALDFVSSTVQAGGKVLFVGTKRQAQDPIREAALASGQYFVNHRWLGGMLTNWQTISKSIKKLKTIEEQLSGDTSGLTKKEILDMTRKRDKLEMSLGGIRDMGGIPDVMFVIDANVEELAIKEANVLGIPVVAVLDTNVDPSGIAFPIPANDDASRAVRLYCDAIAEAATKGNAKGIADSGADIGAMDEPVAEDATA; from the coding sequence ATGGCGTCCACTGGCGTCAACATGCAGCAATTGATCGAGGCCGGCGCGCATTTCGGCCACCAGACCCACCGCTGGAACCCGCGGATGAAGCCGTATATCTTCGGCGCCCGCAACGGTGTTCACATCATCGACCTGTCGCAGACCGTTCCGCTGTTTCAGCGTGCACTGGATTTCGTATCCTCGACCGTGCAGGCCGGCGGCAAGGTGCTCTTCGTCGGCACCAAGCGCCAGGCGCAGGATCCGATTCGCGAAGCGGCGCTGGCGAGCGGCCAGTATTTCGTCAACCACCGCTGGCTGGGCGGGATGCTCACCAACTGGCAGACGATTTCGAAGTCGATCAAGAAGCTGAAGACCATCGAGGAGCAGCTGTCGGGCGACACGTCCGGGCTGACCAAGAAGGAAATCCTCGACATGACGCGCAAGCGCGACAAGCTTGAAATGTCGCTCGGCGGCATTCGCGACATGGGCGGCATTCCCGACGTGATGTTCGTGATCGACGCCAATGTCGAGGAACTCGCCATCAAGGAAGCCAACGTGCTCGGCATTCCGGTGGTCGCCGTGCTCGACACCAATGTCGATCCCTCGGGCATCGCCTTCCCGATCCCGGCGAACGACGACGCCAGCCGCGCCGTGCGCCTGTATTGCGACGCGATTGCAGAGGCCGCGACGAAGGGCAATGCCAAGGGTATCGCCGATTCGGGTGCCGACATCGGCGCCATGGACGAGCCGGTCGCCGAAGACGCGACCGCCTGA
- the tsf gene encoding translation elongation factor Ts, with the protein MAAYTAADVKNLREKTGAGMMDCKKALEETGGDIEGAVDFLRAKGLAAAQKKSSRTAAEGLVGVAVEGTRGVAVEVNSETDFVAKNDQFQDFVRKVTELGLKTDGDDVESLKSAAYPDGGSVQDKLTNNIATIGENQSIRRMKTVQVSNGVIVPYMHNAVADGLGKIGVLVALESDAGADVLEPLGKQLAMHIAAAFPQALTADDLDAEVIERERAIAREKAAESGKPENVQEKMVEGAVAKFAKENALLSQVFVMDNKTPVAQVVEKAGKDAGTKIVLKDFVRFQLGEGIEKEESDFAAEVAAAAGV; encoded by the coding sequence ATGGCTGCTTATACCGCTGCTGATGTGAAGAACCTGCGCGAAAAGACCGGCGCGGGCATGATGGATTGCAAGAAGGCTCTCGAAGAGACCGGCGGCGATATCGAAGGCGCCGTCGATTTCCTGCGCGCCAAGGGTCTTGCCGCCGCGCAGAAGAAGTCCAGCCGTACCGCGGCAGAGGGCCTCGTCGGTGTCGCGGTCGAGGGCACGCGCGGCGTCGCCGTCGAAGTGAACTCCGAAACCGATTTCGTCGCCAAGAACGACCAGTTCCAGGATTTCGTACGCAAGGTTACCGAGCTCGGCCTGAAGACCGACGGCGACGATGTCGAGAGCCTGAAGTCCGCCGCGTATCCCGATGGCGGTTCGGTGCAGGACAAGCTCACCAACAATATCGCCACCATCGGCGAGAACCAGTCGATCCGCCGCATGAAGACGGTGCAGGTGTCGAACGGCGTCATCGTGCCCTACATGCACAATGCCGTCGCCGATGGCCTCGGCAAGATCGGCGTGCTGGTCGCGCTCGAAAGCGATGCCGGTGCCGACGTTCTCGAACCGCTGGGCAAGCAGCTGGCCATGCACATCGCCGCCGCGTTCCCGCAGGCGCTCACCGCCGACGACCTCGACGCCGAGGTGATCGAGCGTGAACGCGCCATCGCGCGCGAGAAGGCTGCCGAGAGCGGCAAGCCCGAAAACGTGCAGGAAAAGATGGTCGAGGGTGCCGTCGCCAAGTTCGCCAAGGAAAACGCGCTGCTCAGCCAGGTTTTCGTGATGGACAACAAGACGCCCGTCGCACAGGTCGTCGAAAAGGCCGGCAAGGATGCGGGCACGAAGATCGTGCTCAAGGATTTCGTCCGCTTCCAGCTGGGCGAAGGCATCGAGAAGGAAGAAAGCGACTTCGCCGCCGAGGTGGCTGCTGCCGCCGGCGTCTGA
- the pyrH gene encoding UMP kinase, which translates to MALPQYKRILLKLSGEVLMGNQQFGIDTEYVDRLAEEVVAAKNTGLEICLVIGGGNIFRGMAGAAKGMDRAQADYMGMLATVMNALAMQSSLEKLGVSTRVQSAIQMDAVCEPVIRRRAERHLEKGRVVIFAAGVGSPYFTTDSGAALRAAEMNCHALFKGTSVDGVYDADPKKDANATRYDQVGYDRVLADNLKVMDASAVALCRDNQIPIIVFSIRERGNLARVLAGEGTQTIVGEAA; encoded by the coding sequence ATGGCCCTACCCCAATATAAGCGCATCCTTCTCAAGCTTTCGGGCGAGGTATTGATGGGCAATCAGCAATTCGGCATCGACACCGAATATGTCGATCGCTTGGCCGAAGAGGTGGTCGCGGCAAAGAATACGGGGCTCGAAATCTGTCTTGTCATCGGCGGGGGCAATATCTTTCGCGGGATGGCGGGCGCGGCCAAGGGGATGGACCGCGCGCAGGCCGATTACATGGGCATGCTCGCGACCGTGATGAATGCATTGGCGATGCAGAGCAGCCTCGAAAAGCTGGGCGTATCGACCCGCGTGCAATCCGCGATTCAAATGGACGCCGTGTGCGAGCCGGTCATCCGCCGCCGCGCCGAACGCCATCTTGAAAAGGGGCGCGTGGTCATTTTCGCCGCCGGTGTCGGCAGCCCGTATTTCACCACCGATTCCGGTGCGGCCCTGCGCGCGGCGGAAATGAACTGTCATGCCTTGTTCAAGGGCACCAGCGTGGACGGCGTGTACGACGCCGACCCGAAGAAGGACGCGAACGCCACCCGTTACGACCAGGTCGGCTATGACCGCGTTCTGGCCGACAATCTGAAGGTGATGGACGCGTCGGCGGTCGCACTGTGCCGCGACAACCAGATCCCCATCATCGTGTTCTCCATTCGCGAGCGCGGCAATCTTGCCCGCGTGCTCGCCGGCGAAGGCACGCAGACCATCGTGGGCGAGGCGGCCTAA
- the frr gene encoding ribosome recycling factor, whose product MPKYDKADLERRMDGAVDSLKSDLAGLRTGRANTTLLDPVVVEVYGANMPLNQVATVSAPDPRMLSVQVWDKSNMTPVEKAIRSAGLGLNPMVDGQNIRLPIPDLTEERRKELAKLAGKYAEGAKIAIRNVRRDGMEALKTDEKKKEISEDDRKRLEDEVQKMTDTHIAEVDRASEAKEKEIMSQ is encoded by the coding sequence ATGCCCAAATATGACAAGGCCGACCTGGAACGCCGGATGGACGGCGCCGTGGATTCGCTGAAGAGCGATCTTGCCGGCTTGCGCACGGGCCGTGCGAATACGACGCTGCTCGATCCGGTCGTGGTCGAGGTGTATGGCGCGAACATGCCATTGAACCAGGTGGCCACCGTCTCGGCGCCCGATCCCCGCATGTTGAGCGTGCAGGTCTGGGACAAATCGAACATGACGCCCGTTGAAAAAGCGATCCGTTCGGCGGGCCTCGGTCTCAACCCGATGGTCGACGGGCAGAACATCCGACTGCCGATCCCCGACCTGACCGAGGAGCGCCGCAAGGAGCTGGCGAAGCTCGCCGGCAAATATGCAGAAGGCGCCAAGATCGCGATCCGCAACGTGCGCCGCGACGGGATGGAAGCGCTCAAGACCGACGAGAAGAAGAAGGAAATCTCCGAGGACGACCGCAAGCGGCTCGAGGATGAGGTCCAGAAGATGACCGACACCCACATCGCCGAGGTCGACAGGGCGTCCGAGGCGAAGGAAAAGGAAATCATGAGCCAGTGA
- the uppS gene encoding polyprenyl diphosphate synthase — MSASAPRSQPVAHAAGGPDGPRHVAIIMDGNGRWARKRHLPRAMGHKRGVEAVRSLLRGVRDMGIEALTLYAFSSENWRRPAEEIDDLTRLMKHFIRSDLDEIAANGVRLKIIGDHSAFDEEAVALIDGALTRTAGNTGTTLAIALNYGGQQEIVRAARAAAAQGEITEHTLAAHLDTADMPPLDLLIRTSGEIRLSNFLLWQSAYAELCFTDVLWPDFTVDHLREAVAQFAGRERRFGGR; from the coding sequence GTGAGCGCCAGCGCGCCACGATCCCAGCCGGTCGCGCACGCGGCGGGCGGTCCGGACGGCCCGCGCCATGTCGCCATCATCATGGATGGCAACGGGCGCTGGGCCAGGAAACGCCACCTGCCGCGCGCCATGGGGCACAAGCGCGGGGTGGAGGCGGTTCGCAGCCTGCTGCGTGGGGTGCGGGACATGGGGATCGAGGCGCTCACGCTTTATGCGTTCAGTTCGGAGAACTGGCGGCGCCCGGCAGAAGAGATCGACGATCTCACCCGGTTGATGAAGCATTTCATCCGCTCCGACCTCGACGAGATCGCCGCGAACGGCGTCCGGCTGAAGATCATCGGCGATCATTCCGCATTCGACGAGGAAGCGGTCGCATTGATCGACGGGGCGTTGACGCGCACGGCGGGCAACACCGGCACGACGCTGGCCATCGCGCTCAATTACGGGGGGCAGCAGGAAATCGTGCGCGCCGCCCGCGCCGCCGCCGCGCAAGGCGAGATTACCGAGCATACGCTCGCCGCCCATCTCGACACGGCGGACATGCCGCCGCTCGACCTGCTTATCCGCACGTCGGGCGAAATCCGGCTGTCCAATTTCCTGCTGTGGCAATCGGCCTATGCCGAATTGTGCTTTACCGACGTGTTGTGGCCCGATTTCACCGTCGATCATCTGCGGGAGGCGGTCGCGCAATTTGCCGGGCGGGAGCGTCGTTTTGGCGGACGGTGA
- a CDS encoding phosphatidate cytidylyltransferase, whose amino-acid sequence MKSPAVRPEGRRKTDLPVRAASAIIMLAIAAFALWQGGWVLDLLIIAVAGVTLWEWQRLVRRWQLRFSAALLWLVAGAFYIGTAAWLAVAMDAWLFVFALGVTVMTDTGAYFTGRAIGGPKIAPRISPSKTWAGLVGGMIGAAAWCCFGLAFIGSLAASLTSGNATHGLGAADFALAALTGAVLAVSAQAGDFFESWMKRRAKVKDSSTLIPGHGGLFDRTDGMLPVLLLIGLLHEIVL is encoded by the coding sequence ATGAAATCCCCCGCCGTCCGGCCCGAAGGACGGCGCAAGACCGACCTTCCCGTACGCGCGGCGAGCGCCATCATCATGCTGGCCATCGCCGCCTTTGCATTGTGGCAGGGGGGCTGGGTGCTCGACCTGCTGATCATTGCGGTCGCGGGCGTGACGCTCTGGGAATGGCAGAGGCTCGTCCGGCGGTGGCAATTGCGGTTTTCCGCCGCGCTGCTGTGGCTGGTGGCGGGCGCGTTCTATATCGGGACGGCGGCGTGGCTCGCGGTGGCGATGGATGCGTGGCTGTTCGTCTTCGCATTGGGCGTGACGGTGATGACCGATACGGGCGCCTATTTCACCGGGCGCGCGATCGGCGGACCGAAGATCGCCCCGCGCATCAGCCCGTCGAAAACCTGGGCCGGGCTGGTCGGGGGCATGATCGGGGCGGCGGCATGGTGCTGTTTCGGGTTGGCCTTCATCGGTTCGCTGGCGGCCTCGCTCACGAGCGGGAACGCGACGCACGGGCTCGGCGCTGCGGATTTCGCGCTTGCCGCGCTGACCGGGGCGGTGCTGGCCGTGTCGGCGCAGGCTGGCGATTTCTTCGAAAGCTGGATGAAACGCCGGGCCAAGGTGAAGGACAGCTCCACGCTGATCCCCGGCCATGGCGGGCTGTTCGACCGGACCGATGGCATGTTGCCGGTGCTGCTGCTCATCGGCCTTCTGCACGAAATCGTGTTATAG
- the dxr gene encoding 1-deoxy-D-xylulose-5-phosphate reductoisomerase — translation MRSIAILGATGSVGASTLDLVRRNRDAWRVCVLTANESVEALATLAREFVPDVAVVADEARLPELRAALAGSGVECAAGAKALNEAAGRGADLTVAAIVGCAGLAPVMAAIERGGTIALANKEALVSAGEVMTAAVARHGATLLPVDSEHNAIFQCLQGNRLSDVRSITLTASGGPFRDSTREEIEAATPAQAVAHPNWDMGAKISVDSATMMNKGLELIEAFHLFPVGLDKLRIIVHPQSVVHSMVEYRDGSTLAQLGPSDMRVPIASALAWPRRMDTPMGSLDLAAIGRLEFRAPDEDLFPATRLAREACANGGAAPAILNAANEIAVAAFLSGQIGFTRIAAMVADMLNDGPMPAAPGTLDDVLAIDADARRRAGELLQTA, via the coding sequence ATGCGCAGCATCGCGATATTGGGCGCGACCGGTTCGGTCGGCGCCTCGACGCTGGATCTCGTGCGGCGCAACCGTGATGCGTGGCGCGTCTGCGTGCTCACCGCCAATGAAAGCGTGGAGGCGCTGGCGACGCTCGCCCGCGAATTCGTGCCCGATGTCGCGGTCGTCGCGGACGAGGCCCGCCTTCCCGAATTGCGCGCCGCCCTTGCGGGTAGCGGGGTCGAATGCGCGGCGGGCGCCAAGGCGCTGAACGAGGCGGCGGGGCGGGGCGCCGACCTCACCGTCGCGGCCATCGTGGGGTGTGCCGGGCTTGCGCCGGTCATGGCCGCGATCGAGCGGGGCGGCACGATCGCGCTTGCCAACAAGGAAGCGCTGGTGTCCGCGGGCGAGGTGATGACCGCCGCCGTCGCACGGCACGGCGCGACGCTCCTGCCGGTGGATTCCGAACATAACGCGATTTTTCAATGCCTTCAGGGCAATCGCCTGTCGGACGTGCGCTCCATCACCTTGACCGCGAGCGGCGGGCCGTTTCGCGACAGCACCCGCGAAGAGATTGAGGCCGCCACCCCGGCACAGGCTGTCGCGCACCCGAACTGGGACATGGGCGCGAAGATCAGCGTCGATTCCGCCACCATGATGAACAAGGGGCTGGAGCTGATCGAGGCGTTTCACCTGTTTCCCGTGGGTCTCGATAAATTGCGGATCATCGTGCATCCGCAATCGGTCGTGCATTCGATGGTGGAATATCGTGACGGTTCCACGCTGGCGCAGCTCGGCCCGTCCGACATGCGCGTGCCGATTGCCAGCGCGCTGGCATGGCCGCGGCGGATGGATACGCCGATGGGTTCGCTCGACCTCGCCGCGATCGGTCGGCTTGAATTCCGTGCCCCGGACGAAGATTTGTTTCCCGCCACCCGGCTCGCGCGGGAGGCGTGCGCGAACGGCGGTGCGGCGCCGGCGATCCTGAATGCGGCCAACGAGATCGCCGTTGCGGCCTTCCTGTCCGGTCAGATCGGGTTCACGCGCATCGCGGCAATGGTGGCCGATATGTTGAACGATGGCCCCATGCCTGCCGCGCCCGGAACGCTGGACGATGTCCTGGCGATTGATGCGGATGCGCGCCGCCGGGCCGGCGAATTGTTACAGACCGCCTGA
- the rseP gene encoding RIP metalloprotease RseP: protein MFDNANIFTAILGFVLVLGPLVVLHELGHYLVGRWFGVKAEAFSVGFGKELAGFTDSRGTRWKLSALPLGGYVQFAGDMNPASQPGQDWLDLPTEERERTFQARSLGQRAWIVAARPLTNLLIAVLILGGFSLAYGRMVAEPVVDGFVEGSPAAAAGLELGDRIVAIEGRRIDGFEEVRDSVIPYPGEDITLTVERDGREFTTDMTIGLHVEEDRFGNTFRMGQIGVFSNTGELRDVGPAEAIGIGVTETGKLLKLSVVGIWQIISGRRPIEELGGPIKIAKFSGEQLVSGWQSFVYFIAMISINLAFINLLPIPVLDGGHLAFYAAEAVRRRPVSQATQELAFRTGLAFVLALMVVVTFIDLASLDLFGS, encoded by the coding sequence ATGTTCGATAACGCCAATATCTTTACCGCGATCCTGGGTTTCGTCCTCGTGCTCGGCCCGCTGGTCGTGTTGCACGAGCTGGGGCATTATCTCGTCGGGCGCTGGTTCGGGGTCAAGGCGGAGGCGTTTTCCGTCGGCTTCGGCAAGGAGTTGGCCGGATTCACCGATTCGCGGGGGACGCGCTGGAAATTGTCGGCGTTGCCGCTGGGCGGATATGTGCAATTCGCCGGCGACATGAACCCGGCGAGCCAGCCGGGGCAGGACTGGCTCGACCTCCCGACAGAGGAGCGCGAGCGCACGTTTCAGGCCAGATCCTTGGGGCAGCGCGCATGGATCGTGGCGGCTAGGCCGCTCACCAACCTCCTGATCGCGGTGCTGATCCTCGGCGGGTTCAGCCTAGCCTATGGCAGGATGGTCGCCGAGCCCGTCGTCGATGGTTTCGTCGAGGGGTCGCCCGCCGCCGCCGCCGGGCTGGAGCTGGGCGACCGGATCGTGGCCATCGAAGGCCGGCGGATCGACGGGTTCGAGGAGGTGCGCGACAGCGTCATCCCCTATCCGGGCGAGGATATCACGCTCACCGTGGAGCGCGACGGCCGCGAATTCACCACCGACATGACCATCGGCCTCCACGTGGAGGAGGACCGCTTCGGCAATACGTTCCGCATGGGGCAGATCGGCGTCTTTTCGAACACGGGCGAATTGCGCGATGTGGGACCGGCCGAGGCGATCGGCATCGGCGTTACCGAAACGGGCAAGTTGCTCAAGCTTTCGGTGGTCGGCATATGGCAGATCATCTCGGGTCGCCGCCCCATCGAAGAGCTTGGCGGGCCGATCAAGATCGCCAAGTTTTCGGGCGAACAGCTGGTGTCCGGGTGGCAGAGCTTCGTCTATTTCATTGCCATGATTTCAATTAACTTGGCATTCATTAACCTCCTGCCAATTCCCGTGCTCGACGGCGGGCATCTCGCTTTCTATGCCGCGGAGGCAGTGCGCCGCCGACCGGTCTCGCAAGCGACCCAGGAACTGGCCTTCCGGACCGGGCTGGCGTTCGTCCTGGCCTTGATGGTCGTCGTGACCTTCATCGATCTGGCCTCGCTGGATCTGTTCGGGAGTTGA